The Streptomyces sp. DG1A-41 genomic sequence GGGACGACGAACCGGTCCCAGTCCTCCTCTATACGCGCCTTGGCCTCCGCACCGGTCAAAGCACCGCCGAGCACGGGGTAGTACCAGTCCATCGAGTAACGGTTCTTGTCGAGGAACCGCTCCGGATGCCGGCGTATCGCGTGCCGCAGCGCGCCCGCCGCCAACTCCCAGTCCGGCTGCGCCTCTTCCCGCTGCTCGGCGATCGCCAGGGCGCACCGCAGGGCGTGGTGGACGGAGGAGCTGCCGGTCAGCAGGGCGTCCGCCGTGTCCGTGCCGTCGTCGTCGCGCCGCCAGCCGATCTGACCGCCCGGCTGCTGCAAGCGCAGCACGAACTCCACCGCCGCGAACACCGCCGGCCACATCCGCTCCAGGAACGTGTCGTCGCCGGTGGAGAGGTAGTGGTGCCAGACGCCGACGGCTATGTAGGCGACGAAGTTGGTCTCCCGGCCCCGGTCGGTGACCTCGGCGAAGTCCCCGTCCGCATAGGCCGCGTACCAGGAGCCGTCCTCGTTCTGGTGCCGGGACAGCCACAGGTAGGCCCGTTCGGCGGCCTCGTGTTCACCGGCCGCGTCCAGGGCCATCGCGGCCTCGACGTGGTCCCACGGGTCGAGGTGGTGCCCCCGGAACCACGGGATCGCGCCGTCCTCGCGCTGTTCGCCGAGGATGCCGGCGACGGTTTCGGCGGCCTGCCCGGCGGTGAGGACCCCGGGCAGGACCAGGTGCTCCGTCCGGGGAGTCGTCACAGGGCGTCCACCCCGGTGCCGGAAAGACGCGGCAGGTGCGGCTTGGTCGCGTACGCCACGAAACTCTTGCCGATCAGCGGGTTCAGCGCCTGCTCCGCGACCCGGGTGGCCAGCGGCTTCTTCATGATGTCCCAGACCAGCAGCTTGTGGTACGCCCGCACCGGCAGCGCCTTGTCGTTGTCGACGCCGAACGCGCACTTCAGCCACCAGTAGGGGGAGTGCAGGGCGTGGGCGTGGTGGGTGCCGTACGGCTCCAGGCCGGCCTCGCGGATCTTCGCGAGCAGTTCGTCCGCCTTGTAGATGCGGATGTGGCCGCCCTCGACCTCGTGGTAGGCGTCGGACAGGGTCCAGCAGACCTTCTCGGGGCCGTAGCGCGGGACGGTGACGGCGATGCGCCCGCCGGGCTTGAGCACGCGCACCATCTCCGCGAGGACGCCCTTGTCGTCCGGGATGTGTTCCATCACCTCGGAGATGATCACGACGTCGAAGGACTCGTCGGGGAAGGGCAGTGCGAGGGCGTCGCCCTCCATGGCCGTGGCGGTGGCGCCCTCGGGGGCCTCGCCCGCCTCCTTCATCGCCGCGAACCACTTCGCGACCTCGCGGATCTCCTCGGCGTTCTGGTCCAGCGCCACGACCTGCGCGCCGCGCCGGTAGCACTCGAACGCGTGCCGGCCGGCACCGCAGCCGAGATCCAGGACTCGGTCGCCCGGGGCGAGCGGGAACCGGGAGAAGTCGACGGTCAGCACGTGGCCCTGCTTTCGGAGTTGACGCCTTCTACATCTGCGGGCGCTGCGGAGACAGCACCTGCGGGAGCCGCGGAACGCCCGGGGACCCGGGGCGCGGGATGCTCAACGCCCGCTGCGGGACGGCCGGAGGCCGGGGAGTCGGCGGAAGCCGGGGGCGTCGAGCGGTCGCCGCCCGCCGCGGAACCGTCGTCGGGCGCTGCCGAGCGGCCCGTTTCGCCGTCCTGGGATCTGGCGATCGCCTCGCGGTACCGCGCCACCGTGCCCTCCGCAGCCCTGGCCCAGGTGAAGTGCCGCAGTACCCGTTCCCGCCCGGCCGCGCCGAGTCGTGCCCGGAGTTCGGGGTC encodes the following:
- a CDS encoding prenyltransferase; translation: MTTPRTEHLVLPGVLTAGQAAETVAGILGEQREDGAIPWFRGHHLDPWDHVEAAMALDAAGEHEAAERAYLWLSRHQNEDGSWYAAYADGDFAEVTDRGRETNFVAYIAVGVWHHYLSTGDDTFLERMWPAVFAAVEFVLRLQQPGGQIGWRRDDDGTDTADALLTGSSSVHHALRCALAIAEQREEAQPDWELAAGALRHAIRRHPERFLDKNRYSMDWYYPVLGGALTGAEAKARIEEDWDRFVVPGLGVRCVVPNPWVTGGESAELALALWAMGESDRALEILQSIQHLRDPESGLYWTGYVFEDKAIWPRELTTWTAGSLLLAVAALGGHEATCRVFGGGGLPVGLDSECCG
- a CDS encoding class I SAM-dependent methyltransferase → MLTVDFSRFPLAPGDRVLDLGCGAGRHAFECYRRGAQVVALDQNAEEIREVAKWFAAMKEAGEAPEGATATAMEGDALALPFPDESFDVVIISEVMEHIPDDKGVLAEMVRVLKPGGRIAVTVPRYGPEKVCWTLSDAYHEVEGGHIRIYKADELLAKIREAGLEPYGTHHAHALHSPYWWLKCAFGVDNDKALPVRAYHKLLVWDIMKKPLATRVAEQALNPLIGKSFVAYATKPHLPRLSGTGVDAL